One region of Roseicitreum antarcticum genomic DNA includes:
- a CDS encoding SDR family oxidoreductase, producing the protein MKILVAGATGKTGKYLIQELVDTGHKPTALVRESSDISALPKGVDVRHGDLADLPDGVCDGMQAVVFAAGSGSSTGPDMTDKVDRDGAKRLVDLARGAGVARFVMLSSVGADQSDPPGAIAHYLKAKHAADAHLQASGLTYSILRPVALTDDGRGADVILGKDVDKSASASRADVAHVLAEAATTGRFDGIAQDMQSA; encoded by the coding sequence ATGAAGATCCTCGTCGCCGGCGCCACCGGCAAAACCGGTAAGTACCTGATTCAGGAACTTGTCGACACAGGCCACAAGCCGACGGCGCTCGTGCGCGAAAGCTCTGACATCAGCGCACTTCCAAAAGGCGTCGACGTGCGTCACGGGGATCTGGCCGACCTGCCTGACGGCGTGTGCGACGGGATGCAGGCGGTCGTCTTCGCGGCTGGCTCCGGCAGTTCCACAGGCCCCGACATGACCGACAAGGTGGACCGGGACGGCGCCAAACGCCTTGTCGATCTGGCACGTGGCGCAGGCGTGGCGCGGTTCGTGATGCTCAGCTCGGTCGGTGCGGACCAGTCCGACCCGCCAGGAGCAATCGCCCACTACCTGAAGGCCAAACACGCGGCCGATGCACACCTTCAGGCCTCTGGACTGACCTATTCGATCCTGCGCCCGGTTGCGCTGACCGACGACGGGCGTGGTGCGGATGTGATCTTGGGCAAAGACGTCGACAAATCCGCGAGTGCCTCGCGCGCCGACGTGGCCCATGTGCTGGCGGAAGCCGCCACCACGGGGCGCTTCGATGGCATCGCACAGGATATGCAATCTGCCTGA
- a CDS encoding type 1 glutamine amidotransferase domain-containing protein, which produces MKILMILTSHDQLGDTGKKTGFWLEEFAAPYYVFKDAGAEVTLASPKGGQPPVDPGSDTDDAQTDATKRFKGDKAAQSDLANSAVLSTVSADGFDAIFYPGGHGPLWDLSEDADSIKLIESFAASDRPIGAVCHAPAVFKHPKGADGKSLVSGKTVTGFTNTEEEGAGLTKVVPFLVEDMLKANGANYEKGADWASFVVADGKLITGQNPASSEGAARKLLGLL; this is translated from the coding sequence ATGAAAATACTCATGATCCTCACATCGCATGACCAACTCGGCGACACCGGCAAGAAGACTGGTTTCTGGCTGGAAGAATTCGCCGCTCCCTATTACGTCTTCAAGGACGCAGGCGCCGAGGTCACGCTTGCCTCGCCCAAGGGCGGACAGCCCCCCGTGGACCCGGGCAGCGACACCGACGATGCCCAGACCGACGCGACAAAACGCTTCAAGGGCGACAAGGCGGCCCAAAGCGATCTGGCAAACAGTGCCGTGCTGTCCACGGTATCGGCAGATGGGTTCGATGCGATCTTCTATCCCGGGGGCCACGGCCCGCTCTGGGACTTGTCCGAGGATGCCGACAGCATCAAGCTGATCGAAAGCTTCGCCGCAAGCGACCGCCCCATCGGCGCAGTCTGCCACGCCCCCGCTGTGTTCAAGCATCCAAAGGGCGCAGACGGCAAATCGCTGGTCTCGGGCAAGACGGTGACCGGGTTTACCAATACCGAGGAAGAGGGCGCTGGCCTGACCAAGGTGGTTCCCTTCCTGGTCGAGGACATGCTGAAAGCCAACGGTGCAAACTACGAGAAAGGCGCGGATTGGGCGTCTTTCGTGGTGGCAGATGGCAAGCTGATCACCGGTCAGAACCCTGCTTCGTCCGAAGGCGCTGCGCGCAAACTGCTGGGCCTTCTCTGA
- a CDS encoding NADP-dependent oxidoreductase — MAQSESVNRKFVLAQRPKGEPDDNTLRLETEDVATPGKGQMLLRNEYLSLDPYMRGRMSDAPSYAASVEIGAVMVGGTVAQVMSSDVDGFAAGDWVQAFGGWQDYAPSDGTGVINMGKSPENPSWALGVLGMPGLTAWAGLTQIGQPKAGETLVVAGASGPVGATVGQIAKILGLHVVGIAGGPRKCAHVTGTLGFDACIDYKADGFPNALKAALPDGIDIYFENVGGAVFDAVLPLLNTSARIPVCGLISQYNATALPDGPDRMNLLLGKILRKRMTMRGFIVFDDFGHLYPEFAKQMGEWVKDGKVQYREEMIDGLERAPSAFVGLLKGDAFGKRVIKLTA; from the coding sequence ATGGCACAATCCGAAAGCGTGAACCGCAAGTTCGTTCTCGCACAGCGCCCCAAGGGTGAACCTGACGACAACACCCTGCGGCTTGAAACCGAAGATGTGGCGACCCCCGGCAAGGGGCAGATGCTGCTGCGCAACGAATATCTTTCGCTGGATCCTTACATGCGGGGCCGCATGAGCGACGCGCCATCCTATGCCGCTTCGGTCGAGATCGGTGCCGTCATGGTTGGCGGTACAGTCGCGCAGGTCATGTCATCCGACGTGGACGGGTTCGCGGCGGGTGACTGGGTGCAGGCGTTCGGCGGCTGGCAGGATTATGCGCCGTCCGACGGCACCGGTGTGATCAATATGGGCAAGTCACCCGAAAATCCGTCTTGGGCACTGGGTGTTCTGGGGATGCCGGGCCTGACCGCGTGGGCGGGCCTGACGCAGATCGGCCAGCCGAAGGCGGGTGAGACGCTTGTCGTGGCTGGCGCCAGCGGTCCGGTGGGGGCCACTGTGGGTCAGATCGCCAAGATCCTCGGGCTGCATGTCGTCGGTATCGCGGGCGGGCCCAGGAAATGCGCCCATGTGACGGGCACCCTGGGTTTCGATGCCTGCATCGACTACAAGGCAGACGGGTTTCCGAACGCGCTGAAAGCGGCGCTGCCAGATGGCATCGACATCTATTTTGAAAACGTCGGGGGCGCGGTTTTCGACGCCGTGCTGCCTTTGCTCAATACCTCGGCCCGCATCCCGGTCTGCGGCCTGATCTCACAATACAACGCCACCGCGCTGCCGGATGGTCCTGATCGGATGAACCTGTTGCTTGGCAAGATTCTGCGCAAGCGCATGACGATGCGCGGTTTCATCGTCTTCGATGACTTTGGTCACCTGTACCCAGAGTTTGCAAAGCAGATGGGCGAATGGGTGAAAGACGGAAAAGTCCAATACCGCGAGGAAATGATCGACGGTCTGGAACGCGCCCCTTCGGCTTTCGTCGGACTGCTGAAGGGCGACGCATTCGGCAAGCGCGTCATCAAACTGACCGCCTGA
- a CDS encoding AGE family epimerase/isomerase, with the protein MNTPIWPLQDPQIRSAFEANALSQIDFFRGSLNAEGGFDVLDHDGTPMKGQPQELHVTTRMVHSYALAHAWGASDCTPMIDAGMSAIWRHHRDAAHGGYAWSILQGAHHDVTKLAYGHVFVLLAASSAKVAGHDLADTVLTDIEGVIDRHFWDEERGLLNEEFASDWAPISEYRGMNANMHGAEAMLAAFEATGRDVFLHRAGRILNFFTKDIAPEFAWRIPEHYDLNWQFTHEYEGNPMFRPAGTTPGHALEFGRLLLQYRELTGNDDAALADRARRLIETALNDAWLDDGGLAYTVAIDGSVLRDSRYWWPVTEGIGALSALMKADPQPQDAQWFTRLWTFAQAHFIDAQRGGWYPEIGSDGLPTAVQFSGKPDIYHSLQGVLYPLCPGNAGMFGSLARSRQPR; encoded by the coding sequence ATGAACACTCCAATCTGGCCGCTGCAAGACCCGCAAATCCGCAGCGCATTTGAAGCAAATGCACTATCGCAGATCGACTTTTTCCGCGGCTCGCTGAATGCGGAGGGCGGTTTTGACGTTCTGGACCACGATGGCACACCGATGAAAGGGCAGCCGCAGGAATTGCACGTCACCACCCGCATGGTGCATTCCTATGCCTTGGCACATGCCTGGGGCGCGTCAGACTGCACCCCCATGATCGACGCGGGCATGTCAGCAATCTGGCGGCACCATCGTGATGCCGCACACGGCGGCTACGCCTGGTCAATCCTGCAAGGCGCGCACCATGATGTAACCAAGCTGGCTTACGGTCATGTCTTTGTGTTGCTGGCGGCGTCGAGCGCCAAGGTGGCCGGGCACGATCTTGCCGACACCGTTCTGACGGATATCGAAGGTGTGATTGACCGCCACTTCTGGGATGAAGAGCGCGGGCTTCTGAACGAAGAATTTGCCAGTGATTGGGCGCCGATATCCGAGTATCGCGGCATGAATGCCAATATGCACGGCGCAGAGGCCATGTTGGCCGCGTTTGAGGCGACAGGGCGTGATGTCTTCCTGCATCGCGCGGGTCGTATCCTGAATTTCTTCACCAAAGATATCGCACCTGAATTCGCCTGGCGCATTCCCGAGCATTATGACCTGAACTGGCAGTTCACTCATGAATATGAGGGAAATCCGATGTTTCGGCCCGCAGGGACAACGCCCGGCCATGCCCTGGAGTTCGGACGCCTGTTGTTGCAATATCGGGAATTGACCGGGAATGACGATGCCGCTTTGGCCGATCGCGCGCGCCGGTTGATTGAAACGGCGTTGAATGATGCATGGCTGGACGACGGCGGGCTTGCCTACACGGTTGCCATTGATGGCAGCGTTTTGCGCGATTCACGGTATTGGTGGCCCGTAACCGAAGGGATCGGCGCCCTTTCAGCCCTGATGAAGGCCGATCCGCAACCACAAGACGCACAATGGTTCACCCGGCTTTGGACGTTTGCACAGGCGCATTTCATCGACGCGCAACGGGGCGGCTGGTATCCCGAGATCGGGTCGGACGGCCTGCCAACGGCGGTTCAATTCAGTGGCAAGCCTGATATTTACCATTCGTTACAGGGTGTTCTGTACCCGCTATGCCCGGGGAATGCAGGGATGTTTGGCTCTCTTGCAAGGTCGCGCCAGCCTCGGTGA